The DNA segment TTgtgcagaaacaaaatacaagcaATAATTTGCTCCCTGGAACACAAATCTGAGctgttatttcatatttcatactCTGATTTTAAATGTGACTATTTTCTTTATGCAATACTTTCTGCGAGCACAGGCTGAATGCAAAGGCTTTCCTAACTGAGCTTGTGTTTCAAAAAGAAGGTTGTGTTGTTGAACACTGGAGGGATTCTGTTTATAATCCCTCAGAATGGAACATGGTATACACAGAGGGACACTAGAGTAAGTGGAGAGAGGCTGGCGGCAATAGGCTAACCATAGTTAAGACTTTCAGACTTTTCACTTTAACTGTACTGACTTTATTTTAGTGATGATGAAGTGAAGTTCCATGAAGACTTGATGAACATTGCAGGAACGACTCTTTCATCGAAATTACTTACTCATCATAAAGATCACTTTGTCAGGCTAGCTGTAGAAGCTGTTCTTAGATTGAAAGGTTCTGGCAATTTGGAGGCTATCCATGTCATTAAGAAACTTGGTGGAAGTTTGGCTGATTCCTACTTAGATGAAGGTAAGTCTCTGTATGTTGGCTGTAAGTACActtgttctcattttttaatatgagaTCTTAGAAGACCTTTCTGTTACTGCAGGCTTTTTGCTTGACAAGAAGATTGGAGTAAATCAGCcaaaaagaattgaaaatgcAAAGATTCTTATTGCAAATACTGGTATGGATACAGACAAGATTAAGGTATGTAACAGAACTACTGCTGTGAAACGATgtttttgtaaatgaaattcCTTTTTAGGCtgaactgtttgttttctttgatttagaTTTTTGGCTCACGTGTTAGAGTGGACTCCACAGCAAAGGTAGCAGAAATagagcaggcagaaaaagaaaaaatgaaggagaaggtggagcGTATTCTTAAGCATGGAATAAACTGCTTTATTAACAGGTAtgtattttcttggaaaaggaGTAGAGTTTATAATGCAGTTAGGAAGTAccatattttaatattgtatGAATGTGAAGAACGTTGTTCATGTTTGTATCTGTAAAATTAGATGGTACTACCTAATGCTTAATTTATTCGCTTCACAGAGGTCAGTGTTTCTTCTTGTCTTCCCCTTGTGTAGCATTCCCTTctgcttccctccctttttttattttttttattttcaagataaaGAAGTGTTGCTACTGAACCGGGATCCATGTTTCGGTTCAGTTTACGCAATGACACTATGCCTTTATAGTAACAGATTTATTTAGTTACGAACACCAGTAACATTGTCCATATCCACGTTCCCCTTTTGGGAGAAAATAAGAGCTGAAAAAACCTGTGCTGTTGAATGCATTTAGCTCCAATTGAACCAGCTGTTTTTTACTGCATTAAAATGCTGGTGCTGGAGTACTGCTCCAAATTAAAGAGTGTTTGAGAGGTCTCTCTGCTCCCTGTCCTGAGCCTTTTATACATGTATTTGAAAGTATGCAAGATAACTGTTTCCATTTAAGAGATGTCACAGTCAGAGTTACTTATTTTTGTTAACAGCGTGCTTCTCTCTTAAACTGTGACAGTTcgaaaaagtaattttttttaatgatgaaaaatgaTTCTGCCTTTCAGTAATTCTCATTCGAGTGAAACTGCCATATGTATGAGCAGCTTGACAGCTGGTGGTTCAGTGCATCATGTATGAGGAAGCTGATTAACTACACCAAAGGATAGGAATTGTAAGAGTAGCACTGTTTTCCACAGCAGCAAAGATTTAGTCTTTGAGAACATAGTGGATCTTGTAACTTGCCTACAAAATTAAACATCTGTAAGAACCACTGACAGACAGATGAATCTTGTATTCCCTCCGTTTATGTCATGTTTCACATACATGGCATTTGTATGTAGGCAAAATGAGTACTCTGTTCAGTGGGTGTTTGACAAATAAAAAGTCCTAGAGTCAGGAGTCCTGTTGGGGAACTGGTGGAAGAATCCTTTGAAGTATTCATAAAACCCCCATTTTACCTGCTTGTAATGCAGGTAGTTGCCCTAGCAAGTCTGTCAGTGTAACCAGGCTAGTGGTATTCCAGTAGGATTGACTATTGACTTCCAGATTTATTCCCTGATAAAATTGACGACAGCCTATAGGCATTCTGTAGATCTACTTCACGTCTGACTGTGTTAGCTAGTTAAGCATGGCTGAGGAGATGCTTGTCAGGCTATCCAGAGGTGGAAGAATCTTTTCTCTGCATACCCAGCAACACCAATTGTCTCTTTTCAAGATAGATTAGAAACATCATCTTTTGCTGAGACGGCATCTCCCAGCTTATGCTGAATCTTTACAACACTGAATCTCtgatttggaagggaaaaagagttTGGCATAGCACTCTTGACTGGTCAGTGACCGTTCAGCTTTGGATAACTACTTTATTCTAGAGAGAACATGTTAATAGGAGAGcacattcttttctctgtggCCTGCTATTTGTATATGTTTCAAGACTGGTCATTTATTGTTTTCGTAGAGTTGTGTACTGTTTGGATTTTGTATTGGTGAAGGAACTACTTCACATGTAGGTCTAGTTTACCTTCTAGAATAGGCAGTTAAGTGCCCAGTGGGCACTTAGTTTCAAAGGACTTAGAATTTAAAGCATATGGGTCCCTGTGCATTGATAGCATGTGTTCAGAGGAAGGGTGTTTCAAAGAGCTGAAATAGTTTGTAATTGTTGAGGGTTTAACTTTGTATGTTTTCCCATCAACTGCATTTACTTGTGTGGTGTAACATTCTGTGTGTGGCAGGTGCCTCACATGCTGACTGCTTTTGTAGCTTTCAGAAATGTGACCATATCCCTACTACTGAGAATCGGGTGTACTTTGTTACTCTGGTTTTAGAAAGGATTGTTGTTTGTGTAGTGAAGATGTGCCTGTGGTTTAATTGTAGGCAGTTGATCTACAACTACCCTGAACAGCTGTTTGGAGCTGCCGGTGTCATGGCTATTGAACATGCAGACTTCGCCGGTGTAGAACGTCTGGCTCTTGTTACAGGTATGTAGACTGTTGTGTCATATGAAACTTGGAGGTACACTTCATTTGCTTGATCTTTAGTAAATGTTAATGTCTGATCACCAAGTTTGTACTTTTTGCTATTAATCAGATCTGTGAATGTGAAAAGTACTCCAAATGAGCTCTGTTTTACAGTACTTAAATACAAACATATATGGAAGACCCTATGAAACTGGCCATAATTAACTTTGAAATTACTTTGTTGATTTATCAACTCCTGTATAACTCTCAgtattttttcagaagcagataGTTTTTGTCTATAATGTTATACTTCACATGTAAAATGTCAGTTTTGATTTTGAATCCTTCCTGCATGATGATTTacacatgcttttttttcctctaccaACTGTGAGTAAAGGATCATAATGCTGTTAGTGGCagtcattaattttatttcaatttcaagaaaaatgttttcaattaagTGACTACTTGATAAGATTTTGTAATGTTTGGCCTGTAGGGAAAAGGTGACACCTACCCCTAGAAAAAGTAAGGTTATAAATGCACAGGTTGATACCAACTTATTACAAATAACTGTTGCTTGATTGTGATAATAGAGAAGTCTAAGGAGTCATCCTTTAAGAATGTGGGCCTAAGGCATCAACATGTGGTGGGCCTCAAATAGAACGAATAACCTGGATATTTTTAGTAGCAGTCAGTGTATATGTGACTCTAGTAactaatggaaataaaacatccGGAATGGATTCTCATTGCTGAAGTTAGAGGTAGTTGACTGGAACATCATAAAAAGTTGATGGTGAAAGTGATCAGGAGAATCCAGAATTTGCTTTGCAGGGAGACGGGGAAAGATACTTGCTTGTTGAGCTTAGCAAAACTGAAGTAGCTGTTGTGTTATAACTGTGTGTAGGTAGATTGACCCAGGCAAGCGTTTGATTGAGAGGAACATTGCTTATGTTCTGGAACAGAACCAATCAAATTTGGTAGGCAGAGCAACTGCATCACATCTGACCACACTGGATCAAATAgtatagctgaaaaaaatagacaagCTATTTCAGTTTAATAAAGACAAGCTGTTTTATATCAAGTAAGCTCAAACTCTACAGCAAATCTTGTCTTCTCTTGTACTGCTACAGCTACAAAAATGCTGTTGGCTGGTGTGGAATAATTGAGCATAGGTTGGTAGTTacttgtaaataattttctaatgGGAAGAATGAAATACGAGAGCAATATTCCCTTCAGAGGCATTTTGATCTTGGTAATATCTGTTTTGTTTATGATATGGAAGTTTACAAATAGTGGACAATATTGCTGCCATGAGACTTCTGCATGATTCAGGAGATTGGTGGCCTGTGATTCTCGGCCATCACCAGGCAAACGTCGACATTTAGTGTCTTATCCAGACAGAACTCAAAAGCGTTACAGCTATTGTAGTTCTCGTgatgcaaacaaaaatgttgGTGTTTAAGGACTTGCCAGCATTAGTAGAAAGTTTCTGATGcaaaatgctgatattttagAAGTGTTTCTTATCAGTATTGTtaatttcagttcattttgGGGCAATTATgaagatgatttttttgtttttatttttttccttcccccttcactAGATCTTGACTGAATAGATTCTTTCATCGTCGGCTCTTTGACTTTTGTATGATCTTGTGTTTTTAGGTGGTGAAATTGCATCAACCTTTGATCACCCTGAGCTTGTAAAACTAGGAAGCTGCAAGCTTATTGAAGAAGTCATGATTGGAGAAGATAAACTCATTCATTTCTCTGGAGTGGCAATGGGTAAGTGTTTTAACACTAATGTCATGTTGTAATGTTAGTGGTAACTCTCCGCTAACACTCTGTGGTTACCATGGTGGCACAGGAGTGTTGTAATGATTTGTGTAACCATTTTTATTAAAGCCTGGCTCTTCCATAGAAGTCCTGCAAAGATAAGGATGGAACCCaaaatttctgctttgagaGATTAAATTGACAAGAAAAGTAGCAATCTGTCCTACTTAGAGAACTTGTTCTGGTAAATTTCAATACCGTTAGGTTTCTGAGGGGTTGTGTAGAGATAACATTCATTTCCtattacattaaattaaataagatGTTGGAGAACAAATAATTGATAAAAGCAATAGCATAATGTGCATCATTTTATTCTACCTTTGACATGTCatcactctttcttttcattcccaAACTGATCTATGTGAAACTTGACTGGAGTGATAGCAAAACCATTGCAAATGCTTTACAAAAGCCTCTTTTGAtgtcttctgtttgtttttttaatcttttcataTTTGCTCTTTTTAGGTGAAGCTTGTACCATAGTTTTGCGTGGAGCCACACAGCAGATTCTCGATGAAGCAGAGAGGTCTTTGCATGATGCTCTCTGTGTTCTTGCTCAGACTGTGAAGGACACTAGAACTGTGTATGGTGGAGGTGAATATTaggttctttttctttgtgtatgATAGGCATTTGTATTACTGTTCAAGTCTGATTTAAAACATCTGTGTCTTCAATGAATAGGTTGTTCAGAGATGCTGATGGCTAACGCTGTTGCCGAACTTGCCGTCAGAACACCTGGCAAAGAGTCTGTTGCAATGGAGTCCTTTGCTAAGGCTTTACGAATGGTAAGTGGCTGAATCAGATTGCTGGATCAGTAGATGTAAAATTTCACTAGGTTTGCTAACTTCTAACATCAGATAATTGCCCCTTTCTtaaagttttggttttctgaaagcaaaatgaaatttagcAATGTATCTTAGGTGAACAAAGGGGAAGAAGTTACTGTTTTCTCTTGTAGAAAAAAGCATTGGTGTTTTAATAATTCTGATGTTACAGAATTCTGAATGTTCATATGCTAGCCCTCTTTGGTTTGTTCTTGCTTCTCTTAACCTGTGAGGTTAAAAGTGCAGCAGAAATAGCGTATGAAAATCTCAGCTGATTCAGTTGACAACCGATTTAGAAAAGAACAGCCCTTCTGTTCTATTGGTACTCCAGTGCTATTTGATTGTATCCATGTTCTAGTACTATCTGGAAGTTTCTAGACTTGCACTGGTGATTGCACCTTAGTAGGAAATACATAGGACCCAAAACATTTATAGAGTAGTATTGTGCTAACAGACTGTCAGCTTGAAAAAACTTACCTTCCTGTAatttaaattaggaaaaaacattcttaggaaataaaatgcagtaggaaaacatttattccaaGAAAATTAAAGAGCGTGGGAAGACTTGGCATTACCTCTTTAAGTCAGCACTGCTGTCACTTAAACAATGAACCGAATGATCTGGTGGTTAAAGCTTATGTTTGTAAAATCAAACCATTTCTCCAGTTGTAGTCTGAAATTATAAGAAAGAGACGGATCTTCTTCTGTCCATCTAAAATGAGCTAACAGATCTCCTGACACACTTCTGTTCTGTCAGCTACTCTTCTTACAGGGTCTTAAAAATCCTTAGAGAGGTAGTTTGCCTTTTTTCACTTTCCCTGTCTTCTGATCACTATAACAGGTCATCTGCCATGTTtttgaaacttcattttcttgaaaCTGAATAGTAAACTACTCATCAAAGTATGTTTTGTGTTTACTAGGGATCAATCCACCATTAACTGAAAGCAATCTGCATTTGTCTTCCAGATTCCAACAATAATAGCTGATAATGCTGGCTATGACAGTGCAGATCTGGTTGCTCAGCTCAGAGCTGCTCACAGTGAAGGGAAGACTACTTATGGACTTGGTAAGGGGCTTGATAATTCTTCTGTTGCTGGATTGCTGCTTAGTAGAGGGATTGTTTGTTACCCATATATTCTGGTCGAAGAATTGAGTATGTTGATTTCTATTTGCTTTGCATAGAGTGTAGGCATATAATATTACATTCCTTTATCCACCTACCAGGCTTTTCATAATAGAGTGAAAAGCTTTAGTTTTGAAGGGGATGGTTCCCATCTGTAAAACCCCTATCCTTATTTGCATTGAGTCTAGTTATATTGTTCTGTcttgagctaaagcagaatcagttttctaacttcagctaagtcttGTCTgggtaacttcattttctggacGTTAGCTGCGTGTTTTTCAGATGGTGTTCTCTCTAGAACTGATAACACAGGGAACTGTTATGCAGAGAGGCCATTGCTTATTCCAAGAGTAACCAAGGGCATCCTTGAGCTGATAGAGTGCAATAAGTCAGAGGTGAAGAAGGTAGCACCTGCAGGAAGGGGCGAACAGGGGCCTGTAACCGAGGGGTAGATTTAACTATGGATGCTATTGCACAGGTTATCCATGATTGTGAAATATGCACTGCAATAAAACAAGCtaaatgattaaaaattttGTGGTATGAGTGATGATGGTTGAAGTATAAGTATAGGGTGGCCTGGCAAATTGACTACATCACACTCCCTCAAACCTGCCAGGATAAGTGCTGTGTGCTTACAATGGTGGAAACAACCACCGGATGGGTGGAACTATAACCTGTGCCACACTTTGTGACACTGTGCTGGGTCTTGAAAAACAACTTTCTAGTGGCATGGCAGTCCAGAGAGAATTGAGTCGAACTATGAGGCTCATTTCAAAACAGTCTTGTAGACACCTAGGCCAAAGAGCATGGTGTCAAATGTATATATTGTATTCCCTACCATGCATCAGCCTCAGGGAAGATTGAGCGATATAGTGGATTATTAAAAGCTGTCCTAAAAGCACTGGAAGTGGCACATTTAGAAGCTGGGAGAAGCAATTGGCAGAAGCCACCTGGTTAGTTAACACCAGAGGATCTGTTATTCGAGCTGGTCCTACTCAATCAGACCTTCTACATGTATGAAGCttaaaaagaaaggcattgaTTTATAAACAAAGACCAAACCCTTCCTGGcccctgaaaaaaatcttaaaagttGTAGACAGGACAGTTCTGAAGTTGGTACacctaagaaaaataatgctcAGAGTCCTTTTGGGATCTTGTCTACTCTTCCCAGTGTATAAAGGTTTAATTGTTAATTTTTTGTATGTAAGTGCAATATACCTGTCTTAAACCAGGAGTCTTGAAGTGAAAGACTAGATTAAATACTTCCCTTACTATCCATACGGTTCATTTGAGCAGGTAAGTCACCATACTGTAGGCTGCTTGtcatttccttggaaaaaagccaaattaaaaaaacccaaacaacctgcctatgtgtgtgtttttcaaGATATGAATGAGGGTACCATTGGAGACATGGCAGCCTTGGGAGTGACAGAAAGTTTCCAAGTCAAGAGACACGTTCTACTGAGtgcagctgaagcagcagaaatgatTCTTCGTGTGGATGACATTATCAAAGCAGCACCAAGGTATGATTTCGGTATCTACTTGGTCAGTTACAGTGGTATATGGCAACCTCCTTTTGTTACTGTGTAGAAAAGTGACTGTGCAGAAAAGTCTTGTtctaaaagtattttatttggaTTGAAGACTGATATCTGACATACTAATGTTATGTCACACTTTTTTTTCGCATTAAGGGTATGAACAGGCTTTTAG comes from the Cuculus canorus isolate bCucCan1 chromosome 1, bCucCan1.pri, whole genome shotgun sequence genome and includes:
- the CCT2 gene encoding T-complex protein 1 subunit beta gives rise to the protein MASISLAPVNIFKAGADEEKAETARLSSFVGAIAIGDLVKSTLGPKGMDKILLSTGRDSTVTVTNDGATILKAVGVDNPAAKVLVDMSKVQDDEVGDGTTSVTVLAAELLREAELLIAKKIHPQTIIAGWRAATNAAREALLNAAVDHGDDEVKFHEDLMNIAGTTLSSKLLTHHKDHFVRLAVEAVLRLKGSGNLEAIHVIKKLGGSLADSYLDEGFLLDKKIGVNQPKRIENAKILIANTGMDTDKIKIFGSRVRVDSTAKVAEIEQAEKEKMKEKVERILKHGINCFINRQLIYNYPEQLFGAAGVMAIEHADFAGVERLALVTGGEIASTFDHPELVKLGSCKLIEEVMIGEDKLIHFSGVAMGEACTIVLRGATQQILDEAERSLHDALCVLAQTVKDTRTVYGGGCSEMLMANAVAELAVRTPGKESVAMESFAKALRMIPTIIADNAGYDSADLVAQLRAAHSEGKTTYGLDMNEGTIGDMAALGVTESFQVKRHVLLSAAEAAEMILRVDDIIKAAPRKRVPDHRPC